TGTCAAAACAGCGGAAGCCAATGGTCATCAGTGCATCCATGGAGATATTCGCGAATTAATTCAAGAAGATCCTGATTGCAAATTTTTGCTGAAGCCGGCAGGCTTGTATCCGGGAGAAGTATTTGCTGTCGTAGGTGGCCCTCCCTGTCAGCCGTTTAGTACAGCAGGTAAACGTTTGGCAACCAATGACCCTCGCGGAAGCTTGTTTATGGAATTTTGTCATGTGATTAAGGTTGTTCGTCCCCGATTTTTCGTCATGGAGAATGTAAAGGGATTGTTGTCTTCTGCCATTAAGCATCGACCGCTGAAAGATCGGGATAAAGAACCTCTTACCGAAGAAGAGAAACCCGGTTCTGCATTCAATGTAATCAAGAATACATTAATGAGTCTCGGATACAAGATTGAATACGGCGTGCTTGATGCCGTTCATTATGGTGTTCCTCAGTTTCGTGAACGGTTGATTATTATCGGTTCCCGTGATCACGAAGACATTTTCTTGCCTGTTCCGACTCATTTTCATTCTCATCAGGATCCGAACTACCGATGGAGGACTCTTCGGGACGCAATTCAAGACTTGGAAGATGATCCCGGAGAGTATATTCAGTTTTCTGAGGAGAGGCTGAAGTATCTCAGGATGGTTCCTCCGGGTGGTAATTGGCGTGATTTGCCCGAGGATGTCAAGCCTATTGCAATGGGCGGGGCGTATCATAGCGGCGGCGGAAAGATTGGTTTTTATCGTCGCTTGGATTATGATCAACCCTCCCCTACTCTAGTAACGAGTCCTGTTCAAAAAGCAACGATGTTTTGCCATCCTACACAGGATCGGCCTCTATCGGTAAAAGAATACGCAAGGATTCAGCAGTTTCCGGACGACTGGCAGTTTGAAGGCAAAATTTCCGATCAGTATCGCCTCATTGGAAATGCTGTTCCGGTCGGTCTCGGTTACGCGATTGGACAAACTCTTAGATCTGTCGCGGAAGGAACTGCTAGGATCGTAACACGTCGTTT
This DNA window, taken from Planifilum fulgidum, encodes the following:
- a CDS encoding DNA cytosine methyltransferase yields the protein MEYPVISLFSGAMGLDIGLEKAGLDIRIAQDIDPCCVKTAEANGHQCIHGDIRELIQEDPDCKFLLKPAGLYPGEVFAVVGGPPCQPFSTAGKRLATNDPRGSLFMEFCHVIKVVRPRFFVMENVKGLLSSAIKHRPLKDRDKEPLTEEEKPGSAFNVIKNTLMSLGYKIEYGVLDAVHYGVPQFRERLIIIGSRDHEDIFLPVPTHFHSHQDPNYRWRTLRDAIQDLEDDPGEYIQFSEERLKYLRMVPPGGNWRDLPEDVKPIAMGGAYHSGGGKIGFYRRLDYDQPSPTLVTSPVQKATMFCHPTQDRPLSVKEYARIQQFPDDWQFEGKISDQYRLIGNAVPVGLGYAIGQTLRSVAEGTARIVTRRFRGTSVHESIQRVITVAQN